TGGCAACGGCTACAGCTGCCTACCATGGACTCTGAGCAAATACAGCTACTTCCTCAACTACCCCTACAAGAGCCGCATGTACATATTCGACGCCTTTAGCAGCTATACCTATCATGCAGCCCTAAGAGCGTGGGAAGAGGCTCCACTAGCAAATCTGCTTAAGGCAATGCATCTTCTCGACAAGTATGGTGCCTCCAGAGCTAGCGAAGCTGAGCAGCTAATAGCCCAGGTAATTGAGGACGGGAAATGGGACGGCTACGGCATAAAGTACGCCTCCATAGATGCCGGCTATGTAGCATCCGGCTACCACACCGGCCCCGAGATTCCTTATGGCTACGCGGGCTATCCCGTATACCTAAACGCAGCTCTGCTAGCTGCGCTAGTGAAATACTACCAGGTAACGGGAGACCGCTGGATAGCCGGCAACGATATACTCTACATGGCTGACAGGCTTGCCGGTATACTAGTGAAGCTTCAGTGGAAGTATGAGCACAAGACTCCATGGGGCTACGTGAGGCTAGCACTATTCCGCGGATGGTGGCCGGCGGCATACGAGATAGGCAGCCTAATCAGCAAGTCTAGCGCCTGGGGCATAATAGACACACTAACCCACACAGCCGACAACGTGGCCGGAATCCTGGCTAAAGTCGGCATAGACTTTCCCTCCGAGGCTCTGAGGCCTATGCCCAGCGAGTGGCCATTCGCAATAGTGAACAGCGAGTCTACAATACTCGCTATCCAGGCTCTGAAGCTCTACAGGCAGCTTGGCAGAGAGCCCATAGACCCCATATCAGACGTAATAGCCGGGTTTGACGGCATCTTCGTGGAGAGTGGCGGTGGCGGGTATGCAGCGATAGGAGGCAGTCATGGCGGTGAGACAAGCGATGACGGCCGCTGGATAGTAGCAAGCGCACTAGTTCCCGGTCTAAGCGGCGACGCATGGCATTACCAATACGCCAAGTTTAAGTTCAATCTGGAGAGCAGCGGCTACTACAAGCTGCGGATAGCGTCAATGGTCTCATATAATGGAAAAGACAGCTATGGCTCTAGCGCCTATGTCTACCTTGTCGTCAAGTTACTGAACGCCTATGGTAATGTTGTTGCACAAGTAGAGAAGCTCGTAGACCATGTAGACGAGAACACGCTATTCAACAAGGCAAAGGCTGTAACCGTAGAGCTTGACACCGGCTACCTCACCAGCGGCACCTACTACGTCGAGATAGGGCTCAAGGTCGTGGCTGACAATAGCCCCATAAGCTGGGAGGGCGTGTGGATAAACGGTAAGGTAGTAAACGATGAGATAGTTATAGCGCAGTAAGCCCCTAGCTCTTTTTTCCTTTCCTCTTCTGCCTGTATGTGAAACTTGTCAGACTCTAGTTCTGACGCTAGTTCTAAATCGGAATAAGAAGCAGAGGAGAAGCGGGCTCAGCGATTATCTCATCATTACCCGCTTTGCCCGGTGGCCCGCTATGCCCCAGAGTAACACGTCTCGAAGAGATAGTAGAGAACCTAGCCCTGGTACTGCACAAGGACACTACCGGCCTAGCGAGCTCATTCTACGCTATATAGTTGAAGAGAAGGTCTCCTTCTTCCGGCTCGAGGAGATACGCTACTGGGCAAAGAAGCGCTACGGAGTAGACATAGACAGGAGGAGGCTCCATGATGCGGCAAAGAGGCTTACTGCTCGGGGCGTCTTCGAGAAGCCTTCGAGAGGCCTATATCATGTAAAAGACTGGGCAGCTGTCCACATGCTAGTTTCACTCTCCTCGAGAAAGAGAAACAATGAAGCCCTTGAGGGCCAAGAAGGGATTCACCTACAGGCTAGAGGTGAAAACGTCCTTGAGCCGCGTCAGAACATGAGTCGGACGGACGCGGGCGCGGCGGGGCGGGCTGGGCGGCGGGTGTCTGAGCGGTGTTCTGACAGGTTGCGGCGGTTTGTGCCTGTTCTCGCTACGGAGGAGGGGTGTTGGACGGTTCTTCGCTGGCATCTTAATGCGCGTCGGGAGAGGGTTTGGGACTGGCTGTGGGATCTCTTCGAGAGGGCGGTTGCTTTTCGGGAGCTATTCTCTTGGATTGTTAGATGGCTTAGGGAGGAGCTGCACCGTATGGGGGCGTCTAAGTACGAGATCCGGAGGCGGGTTAGGCGGGTTCTGCAGCGTGTTAGGAGGCTGCTTTCGAGGGTTAGGCCCGTGATTGGTGCTCATTATAGGAAGAGGTTCTGGCCCCTGGGGGATCTTCTCCGCTTGTTTGGTGCTGAGGAGAGGCTGCCCAGGATGGAGTTCGGGGTAGAGCTTTGGGCTTGCGGTGAGGGGGCGGTGGAGGCTGCGCGGGAGGGCTACGAGGTCTTTGGGAGCCAGGACGTGTATACTCCGAACGCATACAAGCATAATACTCCGGAGCATGCTCAGTATAGGCTGCGGCTGCGTTATCATCCTAGGCACTAGGATTTCGCTTCTTAGCCTGTATGCGAAACGCTAGGGGACGCTAGGTTTCTCCTGTCGACAACACTGCGAAATCTGTCAGAGCGGGGCTCTGACAAGGTAAGTGGATTAGCTTCGCTTTGCACCGGCTTACGGTTTAGTAGCTGTTATTCGGTCATCGGGCTTGTCAGAGTTGGGCTCTGACGCTGGTTTTGTAGCCTTCGAGGGGCAAATAGGAAGGTGGGTGCTCTTTGTGGAGGGGAGGGTTAAGGTTGCTAGGCTGGTGGAGATAGACGGTAGGCCCTACGTAGTGATAGACGGCGCGTTGATCCCCATTGAGGTTTCGCCCGGGAGCTCGCAGGCGAAACAGGAGAGGCCGGAGCTTCGCTTTGAGCTGAGTGAAGAGGTCCTCGAGCGCTACCGTAGGTGGCTTCCCAGCGAGCAACGAAGTTACCGAGCCAGGGACCCGGAAACCATAGAGAAGTATATCAGCTATTTAAAGAAGTTCTATGAGTGCAGTAATGGGGTTATATCGCCTGAGACGATTATGAAGTGTGTTACGAATAAGCACTATGTGAGGGCGTTAAGAGCGTTCGTGGAGATGTTGAGGTACTATGGAGAGGTGTCGCGGCACCTGGCTCTTGAGATCCTTGAGAGGCTTAGGTGGAGCCGGAATGATAGGATTGGCGAGGATATTGTTCCGGTTTCCCGGGTGCTCGAGAGCATAGCATTCGTCGAGGAGGAAGGGCTTCCGCTGTACCAGCTGCTCTATAGGGCTATGCTCTATAGTGGCGGTATCCGGCTGGAGCAGTTCTTCGAGCTAGTGCCCTACGAGGATCATTACTGGCTGTGGAGGGGAGCGGAGCCCCGGCCCTTTGGCAGGTATAACGCTGTTAAGGCTCTCGAGGACCGTGGGGTAGCCTCGAAGCCTGTGGACCATATATGGCTGCCTGAGGAGGTTTACCGGGGGCTTAGGGGGCTTGATCCTGATTTCCTTCCGAAGCCGGGAGCGGCTAGGAAGTTCTATAGCCGGCATAAGCTGGTAGGCCCGACATTGATTCGTAGCTTCTGCTGGCAAGTTGCGAAGTTTCTCCTGCCCGACAAGAATCTTGCTAGGATGCTGCAGGGGAGGCTTGGAGAGCTTAAGCGCGAGGTATCCGCGGGGAGCTATGACGCGCTCCGTTATCAGCTCGATCAGCTATACCCGCTTTGGATGCGCTTCGTGGACAGGCTCTACGAGGCGGCCAGGCGTGGTAAGCCTCTCGAGGAGGCGCGGAGGATAGTCGCTGAGTACCGCTTGCCCCTCCCACCTTAGCGGTTTCGCCTAGGAGCTCGTTGGTGAAACTGGGGCTGGGCCGCGGGGATGATGAGTACGGCAGGATCGGATCCGTGAAGAGCGGACTTAACGCTGACCCTCCCGGGACCCGCGGCCCTCTGGTTTACCCTACTCTATACTAAGAGGTATATGGGTTGCGCCCGGCTATACTATAGTGTACTCGAGGGCCCGGCTGCCCCTCTCGACGGGTCGGGGACCCGGGGTGAAGGGATGAGCCGGCCCGGGAGGCGGGGATTGTCGTGAACCGCCTCCTTCAATGCTCTGACACTCCTAGGGTTTCCCCTTCTCGATCCCTGGGGAAACCGGGCCCTGGCGGGGGGTTTCGCCTTCCTCGAGGAGGGTGAAACCGGCCCTTCCCCTGGAGGGTAGGGTTTCGCTTACAGGCCTGTATGTGAAATAGTGTCGGCTTCCTCTTTCTGTCCACCAAAAACAATAAGTAGGTGTAACTAGTTACGACTACTTGGCTGCGGGTGTGGGGTATGGGGAGTCTACGGGAGGCTCTCATCTTCCTCGCAAATAAGCCTCAAGCGCTACGTCTTCTCCGCGAGGCTGCGAGGTACAAGGCTTCAAAGGGTAAGCCGCCGTACACTAGAGAGCTTCTCAAGCTGGCAGCCAACGGGGACCGCGGCTACAGTATGCGGCTGCTAGAGGAGCTGCAGGCGCTGGGGCTTCTGCGGCGCTACCGGGATTATCTTAGCGATAAGCTGCGCATACCTGTTGTCCGCAACGATCCCACACCTTTGGCTCACAAGGTTCTAGCACTCTTCGAGGAGGAGGATGAAAATGCCTAGGCCTCCACGGCTTGATAAGGTAATAGCGTTTGCCCATAAGCTGGCTAGCGATCTTGAGGTAGGGTATCGGGAGCTTGCCGGGATTCGTGGGGAGCTTCTGCGCGTCTCTGAGCTTCTGCGGGATGTCGAGGTTCTGGAGGCTAGTGTGATCGAGAAGAGTAGGAATGGCTCGGTGTACAGGGTTCTGCAGGTGAAGAGGCCTGGGACGGGCTTTTTCGAGGGAGGCGTGCTGTCTGTCTATGTTACCCGTAAGCCCGAGCTTGGCGATCTTGTAGTGAGGCTTGTTCATCTCCGTAATGTCTATGCTGAGTGGGTTAAGGCTACTATTAGCTTGCTTGACGCGTTGGAGAGGACTCCTAGCTTGCTTGAGGAATACAAGCGGCTTGTTTCTCCTACAGGATCTCCGGCGAAACAGGAGGTGAGGGCTCGTGGATCCTAGGGAGCTTGCGGAGATTGAGCAGGAGCTGAGAGAGGCTCGAGAGTTCTTCGCAGAGCGGGGGTACTGGCTCATGGTCTGGTACATAGACGATACACTGAGGCTAATAGAGAGGATGAAGGAGGGGAGGAGTAATGGCTCTTAGAACGATCACCGTTAAGCTCGATGACGAGATTGTATCTCTTCTCGACGACATCTATAGGAAGCTTGGCTACAATTACCGCAGCGATGTAATAAGAGAAGCACTGGAGGATTGGCTGCGGCGGCATGGATTCAAGGTTAACCTCAGCGTTTCTCGACCAAGGCATAATGATAGAGGTCTAGTGTTTGAGGTGGAGGTGTAGACCATGACCAGGCTATATCTCTGCGGGTGCTGGCTCGAGGTTAAGGACTGCAGCTTGCACAAGGCATTGCTGAGGAGTCTTGCCGACATCTACGAGCATGACGTGCTACTCATGGAGGGTGCGCCGGTCTCCATCGACTGTAGGCGGCTGGCCGCGGACTTCGAAGAGTTCCTGCACGACTATGGTGCCCGGCACTGCCGCGTCGAGCCCGTCGATCCGGCTGAGTGGCGCCGCCCCGAGGAGACGCTACTTCCGACATTCTAGGGGGTGGGTGGCTATGCCGGTCTTCCTTCTAGCTAATGGCCGCCGGGTTACGCTCTCGAGGGCCCTAGTAGAGCGGGTTGTTACTACGAGGCTCTCTAACTGCTTCTCTCCGCAGTGCTACATGTCGAAGGAGGAGTACCTAGCGTGCATAGAGTGGATCACAGGGAGGAGAAGCGAGGCTCCAGGGCACGCGCGTACATGCATCTACCACATGCTGTTCTACAGCGAGAACCTGGTTCTAACAAACTACATGTTCTTGAGGTCGCTGCGCGACCCAGCGGCGCCAGAGTACCTAGACTCTATGCTGAGGCTACTCGAGGAGATACGCCGACTAGCAGAGGAGGCCTATCAGCACCTAGCAGCTAGCCGCTATAGCGAGGCTCAGAGACTGGCCATCGAGATTCTAGACAAGCTCCTAAGATGGGGAATAGACCCATGGTAGGGGGTGTCTTGCATGTCGGCTGACTGCCGCCGTTGCCGGTTCTTTATCCCCCTTGAGAGGATGGATCATGATAGCATAGTGAGGGCTGAGAAGTGGCTTCAATGGATGCAGAAGAACGGGAAGAGGCAGGGTCATAGGATCCTGGGATGGTGCGGTAGGTATGAGAGGCCGGTAACCTACTATGTTGGCCGCTGCACGGGCTTCTCCCCCTATGCCGATAGACCGGCGGTGAAGAGTATACTCGACTATCTTCGGGGCAGCTAGCTCTTTCTTATTAAGAGGAGGTGTCAGAGTTCTACTCCGGCATCTTGTTTCTCCCTAGATCCTGTAGGGGAAACTCTCGGGTTTCTCCCTTCTCGAGGAGGGTGAAACGCTGCTCAACGTAACTTCCTTAGGCATAGGCGCCCTCTTCCATCTATCTCCCAGATTAGATAGTCGCCTTTGCTCAGCTTTGTACGTTCCACGAACTCTTTGGGTAGATGTATGAAGAGGACTTCTCCATGTGGGGTCTTCTTTGCCTGAACCCTGACCAGGCGGGGCTGCATACTCTCACGGTCTGTACAGTCTGTACAGTGATACTATGTAAGCCTCTCTAGCCATGGTAGCGCTTGCTAGAGGTCCTTTTCGGCTGGGACGCGGGCCTCTCGAGCCCGTGACCCGGGTTCAAATCCCGGCCGCGGCACCAACCCTCAATACCCTCCCCCTTGTTCTGGCCATTCCTCCGCCCAGGTACGGGGCTGCCGACGTGATAGCCCTGTTACACTGGTTTGAGCTTTGTAGGAGAGCACGTGCCTGTAACGGCACCTAGGGCTTGGATAGACCCGTCATACAGTACATATTGTACATCCAGCGTATATCGTCTTTGGCTACAGTCTTTTAAAGAAGGGTGGAGAACGCAACTACTGTGGCTATGAGGGCCTCTGTGTGTCTTTAGCTGTCCCTTATTGTACGCAGCTTTGGCCCGCCTTCCATAAAGCCTTCGGGGAAGTACATGTCCTTGATACTGCTGAAACCGTGGTTTAGTAGCACTTTCCCGAGCCTTGTATCCTCTGGCGGAGTTCCCCGCTCAAGCTGCTTCATGGTCTCCTCGTCGCCGACGTACTCGAGGAATAGCGTTTCGCCCTGTTCTAGTATGCGTGAAGCTGCGTAGACGAGGCGTTCCTCGAGACCCCCTCTAGCTAGGTCCCAGTTTACACCATATATTTCTATCCAGCCCCGATAGTAGGGTGGACGCCCCTCAAATAGCCTTATGTAGGCAAGGTGCTGGCCCTTGTAGAGAACCTCAATGTCGTACATCTCGCGTATCCTGGGCTTCCGCAGGTCTACAACCTGGAGCCCCATGGAAGCTAGTAGTGCCTTAAGACCGTCGACTCTCCTCAACGCCAATACACCTAAGGCGACGGGCAGGCTACACTGAATGTCACCAACTAGTTCCAATATAAGCACGGCTACGTCTATTACCCCTAGAGTGGTGGCTTGGGGCTATCTGCTGCGCTTCCTGGCTCCAGTGCTAGGCTACGCCCGGCATCACGCCGACCACGTCAAGCTCTCTTATAGAGCCCTGCATGCTGCGAAGAGTCTAAGTATGCGTATACGTTGTTATACTAGATGAGCCCGGGGTCTTTTTTACCAGTAGACTCCACAATAGGGCGTCATGTAGTTTATGAGGTGCCGTGTATGTTTATGAGACACCCTCTAGACCCGACCAAGGATAAGCTCGATAGTAGTGATGTTGTTGACGCCATCCGTCTAGCTATAGTCGCGGAACTCGACGCTATAAGCTTCTACCTCCAAGTCGCCAGGCGTGTAGAAGACGAGGCTGTTAGAAGGGTTTTCGAGGACGTTGCCAGGGAGGAGAAGACGCATGTGGGAGAGTTCCTCGCTCTACTGAAGCGGCTTGACCCGGAGCAGGCTAGGGAGCTCGAGAAAGGATTCCAGGAAGTGTCAGAACTCCTAGGCGAAACTGCTGCCAAGGACTAGTCCTAAGGCTTCTGGAGCAGCAGATAGAGCCAGTTCTCCTCGTCGAGCCCGGTGTACACGGTTATTTTTTCGCTTTCACACTGATTTTCTTGCAGGGCGTACTATGCTACCCCGGTCGAGCTTGTTCTTGGATTCAGCCGGCTCTATCCTGGCGCGTGACGTGGTGTCAGCTACCCTCCGGCTTTTATACCCGTGTTAAAGACAGGGGTGTCTCTGGGCTAGTGGGGCTGGATAATATGGCGCTAGAGCCTGGTGTAGAGGCACCCTCGTTTGAGGCTACCACGCATACAGGCTCTAGGTTCCGTCTCGACGAGCTCCGAGGGAGGATCGTGGTGCTTTACTTCTACCCTCGTGCCATGACCACCGGCTGTACGAGAGAAGCTAGGCGCTTCAATGAGCTGCTTGACGAGTTTGAAAAGCTTGGAGCTGTTGTAGTGGGCGTGTCCACGGACCCTCCGGAGAGGAACAAGAAGTTCGCGGAGAAGTATAGCCTCCGCTTTACACTTCTCAGCGACACAGAGGGAGAGGTAGCCCGTCTCTACGGCGTGCTACGGCAAGGAACCAGGAGGCTTAGCGCTGAGCGTGTGACATTCGTCATAGACCGCGACGGTAGGATTGCTGAGGTGATAAAGGGTGTTAGGCCTGCAGAGAAGCACGCAGACCTAGCCCTTGAAGCAGTAAGGAGGCTTGCAGCCAGCGCGGCCGGGGAGTAGTCCGGCCCCTACTACATTAACCGTGGCTCCGGGAGACTGTTCATTAAAATAGCAGCAGAGAGGAGCCTAGGCCTGCTAGCGGGCCGGGCGGCGTTACTGCTCCTCTCCCTTGTTTTCAGCTGCCTCCTTGGCTTCTTTCTCCTCCTTCTGCTCTGGCTGTGTCTGCTGCTCCCTGTTCTCTTCCTCCTTGGGTTCTGGGAACTTCATCCTCTCTATGAACTCTATAGCCTTTACCTCATCCTTCATGTACCTGTACGCTTCTAGTATCACTATACGCTTTACCACTTGGAAGTCGTTTATACCGAATACCTTCTCGCTGAGCTCGACGCGCGCTGTCCCGGTCTCGCCGTCATACTGTACCTTCACGTCCTCTGGTGTGAGCGATGGCGGTGTACGCCTTAGTATTAGCTGCTGTATCTTCTCCTCGGGCGTCTTTAGCACCTTTACTACCTTCACCTTCGCGAGTATCGTCTTGCCTGCTAGCGGGTGGTTGAAGTCTACTACCACCCGGCCGCCGGCGACACTCCTTATGACCGCTAGCTGGTTGTTTATCTCCACTATCTTGCCGGGCTCCGGGACGACACCGCTCTTTATGAACTGGTTCTTTGGCAGTATCTTTATCTTCTCGGGGTCACGCTTGCCGAAGGCGTCCTCCGGCGGTATTTCTATCTCCTTTTCTTCGCCCTCGCTCATCTCCTTTATTGCCTTCTCTAGGCCTGGCAGTAGCCGGCCCTCCCCGACTATGACCAGGCGCGGCCCGTAGCGGTCCTTGGGGTCGTATATGCCTGCTTTGCGTGCCTCTTCTTC
The window above is part of the Pyrodictium abyssi genome. Proteins encoded here:
- a CDS encoding ferritin family protein — protein: MFMRHPLDPTKDKLDSSDVVDAIRLAIVAELDAISFYLQVARRVEDEAVRRVFEDVAREEKTHVGEFLALLKRLDPEQARELEKGFQEVSELLGETAAKD
- a CDS encoding peroxiredoxin, which gives rise to MGLDNMALEPGVEAPSFEATTHTGSRFRLDELRGRIVVLYFYPRAMTTGCTREARRFNELLDEFEKLGAVVVGVSTDPPERNKKFAEKYSLRFTLLSDTEGEVARLYGVLRQGTRRLSAERVTFVIDRDGRIAEVIKGVRPAEKHADLALEAVRRLAASAAGE
- a CDS encoding peptidylprolyl isomerase — encoded protein: MPLEEGTFALVEYTLRVKDTGEVIDTTSEEEARKAGIYDPKDRYGPRLVIVGEGRLLPGLEKAIKEMSEGEEKEIEIPPEDAFGKRDPEKIKILPKNQFIKSGVVPEPGKIVEINNQLAVIRSVAGGRVVVDFNHPLAGKTILAKVKVVKVLKTPEEKIQQLILRRTPPSLTPEDVKVQYDGETGTARVELSEKVFGINDFQVVKRIVILEAYRYMKDEVKAIEFIERMKFPEPKEEENREQQTQPEQKEEKEAKEAAENKGEEQ
- a CDS encoding DUF1122 family protein — encoded protein: MRRVDGLKALLASMGLQVVDLRKPRIREMYDIEVLYKGQHLAYIRLFEGRPPYYRGWIEIYGVNWDLARGGLEERLVYAASRILEQGETLFLEYVGDEETMKQLERGTPPEDTRLGKVLLNHGFSSIKDMYFPEGFMEGGPKLRTIRDS
- a CDS encoding AbrB/MazE/SpoVT family DNA-binding domain-containing protein, with product MQPRLVRVQAKKTPHGEVLFIHLPKEFVERTKLSKGDYLIWEIDGRGRLCLRKLR
- a CDS encoding ribbon-helix-helix domain-containing protein — translated: MALRTITVKLDDEIVSLLDDIYRKLGYNYRSDVIREALEDWLRRHGFKVNLSVSRPRHNDRGLVFEVEV